CAAGTGCTGTCAGACCGAACAAGTCGAGGTAGTCCACAGAGGCGGCACCGATGGCGTTGGGGTTGTCCCCGGCCTGCTTGATGACGTGTTCGGTTACGTCGTCCAGACGCTCCACCGCCGCCGCCAGCGGCTCCAGGAACGGACGCAGGAACTCATTGCCACTGTTTTCCTCCAGGAAGTTGGCCACGTCCTGGGCAAACAGCTCGTACAGCTTGCCCTGGCTACCAACCACCTTTCGGCCCATCAGGTCCAGCGCCTGGATACCGTTGGTACCCTCGTAGATCTGGGTGATACGACAGTCCCGAACCAGCTGCTCCTGGCCCCACTCGCGGATAAAGCCGTGACCGCCGAACACCTGCTGCCCAAGGATACAGGTCTCCAGACCGCGATCCGTCAGGAAGGCCTTGGCCACCGGCGTCAGCAGCGCCACCATGCCCTCTGCGTGCTTGCGGCGTTCGTCATCCTCGGCGTACTTGGAAATATCCAGCCACTGGGCCACGTATGTGGAGAAGGCACGACCGCCTTCTACATAACTCTTCATGGTCAGCAGCATGCGCCGCACATCCGGATGCACCAGGATCGGATCCGCGGCTTTCTCGGGCTGTTGGGCACCGGTCGGCGCACGGCTCTGGATACGGTCCAGGGCGTACTCCCGGGCGCTCTGCAGGGAGGCTTCCGCGGCGCCAATGCCCTGGATGCCAACACCCAGACGCTCGTAGTTCATCATGGTGAACATGGCGGCGAGGCCCTTGTTTTCCTCGCCCACGAGCCAACCCTTGGCACCATCGAAGTTCATGACGCAGGTGGCGGAGCCCTTGATGCCCATCTTCTTCTCGATGGAGCCGCAGCTGAAGCTGTTGCGCTCACCGAGGCTGCCATCCTCGTTTACCAGGAACTTGGGCACCAGGAACAGGGAGATCCCCTTCGGCCCCTTGGGTGCGTCCGGCAGCTTGGCCAGCACCAGGTGGATAATGTTCTCCGCCATGTCGTGCTCGCCCCAGGTGATGAAGATCTTGGTACCGGTGACGTTGAAGGAACCGTCGCTGTTGGGCTCGGCCTTGGTGCGGATGATGCCCAGGTCGGTGCCCGCGTGCGGCTCGGTCAGGTCCATGGCACCGGACCAGACGCCGGAGTACATGTTGGGCAGGTATTTTTCCTTCAGCTCCTGGCTGCCATGGGCATCCAGAGCAAGGCAGGCGCCGGCGGTCAGCATGGGAGCCAGGCCAAAGGCCATGTTGGCGCCCTGCATCATTTCCTCAAACTGGGCTACCAGAGTCTTGGGCATACCCATACCACCAAACTCGGGGTTGCCGCCCAGCCCGTTCCAGCCACCTTCCAGGATGGTCTGGTAGGCTTCCTTGAAGCCCTCCGGGGTGGTCACTTCACCGTCGTTCCATTTGCAGCCCTGCTCATCACCTTCACGGTTCAGGGGCGCCAGCACGCCGCCACTGATCTTGCCGGCTTCTTCAAGAATGGCATCGGCGGTTTCCGGGTCAACATTCTCGGCAACCTTGGGCAGAGAGGCCCACAATGCCGGGGCATCGAATACCTCATTAAGAACGAAGCGCATGTCACGCAGGGGTGCCTGATAATCAGCCATCGAAACTCTCCAAAAATTCTGTCAGTCAGTTCAGGTGCCCCTTCGATCGCTGTGCAACCGATGGCACCTGTTCGCGCTATGTGTCCGCTGAAGATTATTTTTATGGGCGCCCATTCTACCCTAAAAGCGAACCCTAACTCATGAAGAAAGCCCGCCTCCGGAGAGCGCGGGCTTTCTGTCCTTCTGAACGGTCCTTCGGTGCCCGCGCCTTAGATGGCGAAGGCTTCCTCTGGCATATCCATCAGACTGTCAGCGCCGGCCAGCATGCTCTCTGCGTGGCCCCGGGCCTTCGGCAGCATACGCTTGAAGTAGAAGCGCGCGGTCTGCACCTTGGCGTTGTAGAACATCTCCTCGGAGGTGCCCTCAACCATCCGGTCCAGCGCCACCTTGGCCATACGGGCCCACAGGTAGGCAAACACGGCATAGCCGGAGTACATCAGGTAGTCTACAGAAGCGGCGCCCACTTCTTCGCGGTTCTTCATGGCCGACATACCGATCTTGGTGGTCAGCTCGCCCCACTCCTTGTTCATGGCGGCCAGCGGCTCGATAAACTCCTTCAACTGTTCGTTTTCGGCGTTTTCCTTGCAGAACAGGTGCACCTGCTTGGTGAAGCCGCGCAGGGACTCGCCCTGGGTCATCAGGACCTTACGACCCAACAGATCCAGCGCCTGGATGCCGGTGGTGCCTTCATAGATCATGCCGATACGGGCGTCACGAACGTTCTGCTCCATGCCCCACTCGGCGATGAAGCCGTGGCCACCGAACACCTGCATGCCCAGGTTGGCTGCCTCATAACCGATTTCGGTCAGGAACGCCTTGGCGATCGGGGTCAGGAAGCCCAGTGCCTCGTCCGCTGCACGACGCTCTTCGTCGGTCTTGCCGCTGTGAACAATGTCGGCCTGCTGCGCGGTCAGGTAGATCAGGGCGCGGGCGCCTTCGGCTACGGCCTTCTGGGTCAGCAGCATGCGACGCACGTCCGGGTGCACGATGATCGGGTCGGCAATGCCTTCCGGATTCTTCGGACCGCTCAGGGAACGCATCGCCAGACGCTCTTTGGCGTAGGCCAGGGAGCCCTGGAAGCCCAGCTCGGCCGCGCCCAGACCCTGGATCGCGGTACCGATACGGGCAGTGTTCATGAAGGTGAACATGCAGTTCAGGCCCTTGTTCTCCGGCCCGATCAGCCAGCCCTTGGCGCCGTCGAAGTTCATCACGCAGGTGGCGTTACCGTGGATACCCATCTTGTGCTCGATGGAGCCGCAGGACACTGCGTTGCGCTCACCGGCGGAGCCGTCTTCGTTCGGCAGGCACTTGGGCACGATGAACAGGGAAATGCCCTTGGTTCCTTCCGGCGCGCCCGGCAGACGTGCCAGCACGATGTGGACGATGTTCTCGGCCATGTCGTGCTCACCGGCGGAAATGAAGATCTTGGTGCCGGTGATGGCGTAGGTGCCGTCGGCATTGGGCTCGGCCTTGGTGCGCAAGGTACCCAGGTCGGAGCCACAGTGCGGTTCGGTCAGACACATGGTACCGGTCCACTCACCGCTGATCAGTTTGGTGAGGTAGGTCTGCTTCTGCTCCTCGGTGCCATGGGCCTCGATGGTGTTGGTGGCGCCGTGACTCAGGCCCGGGTACATGCCCCAGGACCAGTTGGCGGTACCGACCATTTCGCTCATGACCAGGCCCAGGGAGTGCGGCAGACCCTGGCCGCCGTAGTTCGGATCTGCTGTCATGGACGGCCAGCCGCCTTCCACGTACTGCTGGTAGGCCTCTTTGAAGCCGGTCGGGGTTTTTACACCGTCTTCGCTCCAGGTACAGCCTTCCTTGTCACCCACCTGATTCAGCGGAGACAGAACCTGCTCGCAGAACTTGGCACCTTCCGCAATGATGGCATCCACCATATCCGGAGTTGCGTCTTCAGCGCCTTCCAGATTGGCGTAGTGCTGCTCGCTGTTCAGCAGCTCGTTCATTACGAATTTGATGTCACGCAGGGGCGCTTTGTATTCAGGCATGGAATCCACCTCGGTTTTCGGTCTCAGCTGAATCAGGTATGACAGCTTGTGGCCTTGGGTTTGCTCAGACACCGCAACGCTGCGCACTGCGGCCTTAATTAAACACTTGTTTGAAACATACGTTTACTGGCACAGAATTGTCAATAGCCGTATGCAAAATTTGTGTTGCGTTGTGTCACCAAACAGACACGGTTTGGGCGTTCCAGGCCGATAGCCGGTCCGGGCTGTGCAATACATGGGAATGGGAAAAGCAGCTATACAGCGCCGTTATTCAGGCGGTAACGGGCTCGAATGAGGACGCCTTTTCAGACTCCTGTTCGCCGAGGCGTGACACGTCGCGATAGGCGTCACTGGCCGTGCGCGATACGCCCTTTTCGGTAGCAAGTTCGGCCTGGGCCTGAAGCATGAGCTGCATGGCCTGGGCGGCCACCGCGCGGTCTTGTCCGGAGGGCTCTGCGGGGGCAAGGGCCGCCGCGCGCACCACGCGCATCTTCTCGATCGTGGCCTGCGGGTCGCCCTGTACGGGCGCAACATCAATGGACACCTCACCGCCCACTGCATACTGGGCACCGTCGGGACCGCGCTGATACGTGTAGGAAACAGACCCTGCGTATTGCCCGCCCACCGCCTGGTGCGCCGATTCATGGGCACGCACTTCGCGGTCCCGGGCTTTCAGCTCGGACAGCTGCTTGAGTTCCTGTTCAGTGAGGCCGCGGGCATTATCGGCCGCCGAGCGACCGGCCCGGGAGGACAACTCCTGACGGGGATTCGAAGACTTTTCGGTTTGGGAACGCTGGTCGGCTGAACCGGGCGTCCCTGACGAACCCTGATCGCTCGCGGGAGCCGACCGGTTAACGATGACCGGGGCAGCCGAAGGAAAAGCTGGAGAAAGAGAGGGGATCACCGTTTGCGGCCTCGAATCAGGCCATGATATCCAGCAGGGTGCCGAGGGTTTCGTCGGCAGTCTTCACCACCTGGGCGGAAGCTTCCACGCTCCGCTCATAGATTTTCAGGTCGACAATTGGCTCGATGAGGTTGCCAGCGCCTTCTGCCGTGCCTTGGGGGCCGTCAACACCACCACGGGCAATTTTCCGGGCAGCATTCTCCATACCGACCATGCCGTCCTGGATACCCTGGATACCGATGGAGAGTGTATTACCGATCATGACAGCCACCCCGAATGACCATTAATTGACACAATTAAGCCACAACTCTGGTCAATTTTCAAACAGACCATCGATGTTGAGATACTTGGCCAGCACCTGCGGACCTCCGTTCTCCATCCAGGGCAGAATACCGAGGCATGGCGCGCCCAGATGGTTGACCAGATAGTTGAGCGTGTCCTGCTCGCAGGCCATGGGATCGGGCTCACTTCGGTTGGCCACCCAGCCGGCCAGAGCTAGACCGTCATTGCGGATGGCTTCGGCGCTCAACAGCGCATGATTGATGCAACCCAGCTTCAGGGAAACCACCAGGATAACCGGCATATTCAGAAGTTTGGGAAATGCCGCGTAGGTCTCACGGTCGTTCAGGGGTACCCGCCAGCCGCCGGCACCCTCCACCAGCAGCAGATCCGCCGGTCGGATCTGCAATCCCCGGCAGTAGCCCACAAGGCGGTCGGCGGTGATATGACGCCCGGCCTGCTCGGCCGCCACGTGAGGCGCGATCGCAGGTTCAAGGGCTACCGGATTGATCAGTTCGTAGGCGAGCGGTTCCGAGACGGCATCCTGAAGCATCAGCGCGTCCTCGTTACGTAGACCCTCCGGGGTGCGTTCACAGCCCGACGCAATCGGTTTCATGGCAAGCGTGCGCTTACCCATGCCCCTTGCGGCATGAAGGATGGCTGCCGACACCATGGTTTTGCCAACGCCCGTGTCCGTCCCCGTCACAAAATAGGATTTCTTTGCCATGTCCAACCCTGCCCTTACCTTCCAGAAACCTTCCCGCCACCTGCTTGCGGGGGCACTATCTATGTTTACGCCAATAAATCCAGGCCGCCTCGTAGCTCGCCATGACCGTGCCGTCCGCTTCTCTGGGGTAGGCACCGCACATGGCCCGCAACCGCCCCGGACCGGTCACGGCCGTGCGCCGTCCCGCCCCACGAAATCCGGCACCAAGATGCCGGAGCTCCGCAGCGAGGGCCATTGGAGAGGCATAGGGCAGACGTATGGTGCGGGTCGCAAGGTCAGCGCCGGGTAACTGGTTTTCAACCTTTGCCTGCAAGTCACTGGCGGTTTCAAACCGGTTTACATGCTGATGCCCGGGATCTGCCGTCTGCCAGGCAGATTTCAGCTCGGCGAGCGTACCATCCAGCAGCGTGGACATCACCAGCCATCCGCCCGGGCGGAGAACCCTTCGACATTCCCTCAGCACCGCGCGGGGGTCATCACACCACTGAATCATCAGGTTACTGAACACCAGATCCTGACTGCCAGTGGCAACCGGCAAATGCTCGGCGTCAGCCACCAGCCAGTCTATAGTGCCTTCACTGCTTGTGGACGCCTGCCGAATCATACCAGGCGACAGGTCAATGCCGGTGATTTCTGCCGAGGGCTGCAGGGACTGCAGTTTGCGGGTGAACCAGCCGGTTCCGCATCCGAGGTCCAGGACCTGTCCCTCGGCAAGATCTAGTTCTGCTGCCTGAAGCTTCTGCAGCATCGAATTGCCCATGAATCGCTGGAGGCGCGAGGCACTCTCATAGGTGCCGCTGGCGTTGCCAAAGCCCCGGGCAATATCCGTCTTTCGGGTCCGGGAGGCGCCCAGACGGGTTTCGATCGGTTCACTCATGATGCCCATACCGGCGCCTCCTCCGACAACAGGAAAGCCTGAATGGCGCTCCAGCAGTCAGACGCCGAGCAGCCGCCAGGCCAGTGGGCCATACCGGGTATAACGGCCGTACGGCCATGGATGCCAGCATCCCGTCCTTCCGCCCAGGGCCTGACCACGGCATCTCTCCCGCCCAGGACATGCAGGACGGGCACCGGTGCCGATCGCCAGATATCGCGCTGATCCTGGGCCACAAGCCAGTCCAGGCTGCTGGCAAGCAGCGACCGGGAGACCTGCGGTCCAGACTCCAGCCAGGGCTTCAGGTTTTGCCGCTCCAGACGCTCTTCAATCGCCCCGTTGATCATCAGCAACAGAAAATGCAGCCAATACCGATCGGGATCCCGCTTGATTCCCCGGCAGAAGGCCCGGAAATCCCCGGCAGGCATCCCCGTCGGCCAGTCATCATCTGCCACGAACCGAGGAAAACCGCCCAGGGTGATGACGGAGGATACCGAACCGGTCTGTCGCGCTGCGGCGTCCATTGCCACCTGGCTGCCCAGGGACCACCCCATCCAGACCGAAGGCTGAGGGTAAAGCGACAACAGCTCATCGGTTACCTCGGATAACGAGTGGCAACGGGAGAGGAGGTCGTCATCCAGCGATACGGGCACCACCTCTCCCGGCCAGAAGCCGTAAAGGGCCGACAGCATCTGCACCGGAACTCCCCAGCCTCCAACCACAATCAGTCGCGGGCACA
The nucleotide sequence above comes from Marinobacter gudaonensis. Encoded proteins:
- a CDS encoding acyl-CoA dehydrogenase C-terminal domain-containing protein, giving the protein MADYQAPLRDMRFVLNEVFDAPALWASLPKVAENVDPETADAILEEAGKISGGVLAPLNREGDEQGCKWNDGEVTTPEGFKEAYQTILEGGWNGLGGNPEFGGMGMPKTLVAQFEEMMQGANMAFGLAPMLTAGACLALDAHGSQELKEKYLPNMYSGVWSGAMDLTEPHAGTDLGIIRTKAEPNSDGSFNVTGTKIFITWGEHDMAENIIHLVLAKLPDAPKGPKGISLFLVPKFLVNEDGSLGERNSFSCGSIEKKMGIKGSATCVMNFDGAKGWLVGEENKGLAAMFTMMNYERLGVGIQGIGAAEASLQSAREYALDRIQSRAPTGAQQPEKAADPILVHPDVRRMLLTMKSYVEGGRAFSTYVAQWLDISKYAEDDERRKHAEGMVALLTPVAKAFLTDRGLETCILGQQVFGGHGFIREWGQEQLVRDCRITQIYEGTNGIQALDLMGRKVVGSQGKLYELFAQDVANFLEENSGNEFLRPFLEPLAAAVERLDDVTEHVIKQAGDNPNAIGAASVDYLDLFGLTALGYMWAKMVKAAAPQAESDTSGFYSGKLKTARFYFDRLLPKTVSLAEGIRSGSESMMALTAEEF
- a CDS encoding acyl-CoA dehydrogenase C-terminal domain-containing protein; translated protein: MPEYKAPLRDIKFVMNELLNSEQHYANLEGAEDATPDMVDAIIAEGAKFCEQVLSPLNQVGDKEGCTWSEDGVKTPTGFKEAYQQYVEGGWPSMTADPNYGGQGLPHSLGLVMSEMVGTANWSWGMYPGLSHGATNTIEAHGTEEQKQTYLTKLISGEWTGTMCLTEPHCGSDLGTLRTKAEPNADGTYAITGTKIFISAGEHDMAENIVHIVLARLPGAPEGTKGISLFIVPKCLPNEDGSAGERNAVSCGSIEHKMGIHGNATCVMNFDGAKGWLIGPENKGLNCMFTFMNTARIGTAIQGLGAAELGFQGSLAYAKERLAMRSLSGPKNPEGIADPIIVHPDVRRMLLTQKAVAEGARALIYLTAQQADIVHSGKTDEERRAADEALGFLTPIAKAFLTEIGYEAANLGMQVFGGHGFIAEWGMEQNVRDARIGMIYEGTTGIQALDLLGRKVLMTQGESLRGFTKQVHLFCKENAENEQLKEFIEPLAAMNKEWGELTTKIGMSAMKNREEVGAASVDYLMYSGYAVFAYLWARMAKVALDRMVEGTSEEMFYNAKVQTARFYFKRMLPKARGHAESMLAGADSLMDMPEEAFAI
- a CDS encoding putative metalloprotease CJM1_0395 family protein encodes the protein MIPSLSPAFPSAAPVIVNRSAPASDQGSSGTPGSADQRSQTEKSSNPRQELSSRAGRSAADNARGLTEQELKQLSELKARDREVRAHESAHQAVGGQYAGSVSYTYQRGPDGAQYAVGGEVSIDVAPVQGDPQATIEKMRVVRAAALAPAEPSGQDRAVAAQAMQLMLQAQAELATEKGVSRTASDAYRDVSRLGEQESEKASSFEPVTA
- a CDS encoding flagellar basal body rod C-terminal domain-containing protein: MIGNTLSIGIQGIQDGMVGMENAARKIARGGVDGPQGTAEGAGNLIEPIVDLKIYERSVEASAQVVKTADETLGTLLDIMA
- the bioD gene encoding dethiobiotin synthase, yielding MAKKSYFVTGTDTGVGKTMVSAAILHAARGMGKRTLAMKPIASGCERTPEGLRNEDALMLQDAVSEPLAYELINPVALEPAIAPHVAAEQAGRHITADRLVGYCRGLQIRPADLLLVEGAGGWRVPLNDRETYAAFPKLLNMPVILVVSLKLGCINHALLSAEAIRNDGLALAGWVANRSEPDPMACEQDTLNYLVNHLGAPCLGILPWMENGGPQVLAKYLNIDGLFEN
- the bioC gene encoding malonyl-ACP O-methyltransferase BioC translates to MSEPIETRLGASRTRKTDIARGFGNASGTYESASRLQRFMGNSMLQKLQAAELDLAEGQVLDLGCGTGWFTRKLQSLQPSAEITGIDLSPGMIRQASTSSEGTIDWLVADAEHLPVATGSQDLVFSNLMIQWCDDPRAVLRECRRVLRPGGWLVMSTLLDGTLAELKSAWQTADPGHQHVNRFETASDLQAKVENQLPGADLATRTIRLPYASPMALAAELRHLGAGFRGAGRRTAVTGPGRLRAMCGAYPREADGTVMASYEAAWIYWRKHR
- a CDS encoding alpha/beta fold hydrolase; this translates as MSSARVCPRLIVVGGWGVPVQMLSALYGFWPGEVVPVSLDDDLLSRCHSLSEVTDELLSLYPQPSVWMGWSLGSQVAMDAAARQTGSVSSVITLGGFPRFVADDDWPTGMPAGDFRAFCRGIKRDPDRYWLHFLLLMINGAIEERLERQNLKPWLESGPQVSRSLLASSLDWLVAQDQRDIWRSAPVPVLHVLGGRDAVVRPWAEGRDAGIHGRTAVIPGMAHWPGGCSASDCWSAIQAFLLSEEAPVWAS